The genomic window GGTGAACGTCGGCAGCTGTGGTGTGAATGCTTGCAGCCCATAGGATTCGGCGAGGTCGCGGACCGCTTGCTGGACATCGGGCACGGCTACGCCGACCTCGCTGATCGACAGCAGCCGGGGAGTGTCGCCCGGAGTGGCTGGGGTGGCGGAGTGGACCTGTCGGGCAATGAGTTCCAGCAGTATGTTGTCCGGGCCGCGGAAGTAGACCGAGCGTGAATCCCAGCCAGGGGGGCCGTCGATGGTGTCGGAGCCATTGACCATCAAGGGGTCGACCCGTTCGCTCAACCAGTGCCGGGTGCGGTCGAAATCGTTGGGGGAGATATCGAATGCCAGATGGTGCCCGCCCTCGTGCGGGGCTCCGCGGGTTACGACGAGCTTGCTGAGGCCGATATCCACCGTCACGCGGTCGGGCTCGGCCGCGACGGGAAGTTGCAGCGTGTCCCGATAGAACTCGGCCACCGCATCGAGATGCGTTGTGGTAATGGCTACTTCACGGATTCTCATAGCAGGGGTCCCTTCTGTCGTCCGAACGGGAACGACGCTAGATCCTCAATCGTGGTTGAGGTCAAGGCACCTGGACGCGCCACGGCCTTCGCCACGCCGAACAGCGATTGACAGACGGTCAAACCGGACATAAAGTCGCAGCTCAAAGTAATTGGAAACTTTCCTAATAGTTCACCCAGGTGTTCGCCGGTGGGCGAAGGGAGGGTCATCACATGGCTACTCTGCGACCGACCCTCGCGGGCACGCCCAGCCTGCTGCGCGCCATCAACGACCGCGCCGCACTGGAGTTGCTGCTCGCCAACGGCCCGCTCTCCCGTACCCAGATCGGCGCTCTCACCGGACTTTCCAAACCGACCGCCTCGCAGCTGCTCGCCCGGCTCGAGGCGGCCAGGCTGGTCGTGCCGGTCGGCACCTCCATGGCAGGCGGCCCCGGCCCGAACGCGCAGCTGTACCAGGTGAATCCGGCGGCCGGGTACGTGGCCGGACTCGATGTGACGAGAAACCAGATCCGGATCGCCGTGGCCGACATCACCGGCGCGACGCTGGCCGAGCACCAGGTGTCCACCAAGGGCTGGCCTGCCGCCCAAACCATCGCCAGGGTGGGTGATGCCGTCGCCGAGGCGGTAGGGCTGGCCGGGCTCGCCGAGGGCGCATTGCGCGAGGTGGTCATCGGCATCGGCGGTGCGATCGACCCGGCCACCGGCAAGCTGCGCTACGCGATGCACCTGCCGGGCTGGCATGCCCCCCGGCTGGTCGCCGCGTTGGAGACGGCGATCGGCGCCACGGTGTCCATCGAGAACGACGTCAACCTTGCCGCCGTCGCCGAGCAGACGCACGGCGCTGCCCAGGATTGCGAGGACTTCGTGCTGCTCTGGACCGGCGTCGGCGTCGGCGCGGCGATCGTGATCGCGGGCCGCTTGCACTGCGGATTCCACAACGGCGCGGGCGAAGTCGGCTACATGCCGCTGCCCGGTGCGCCGATCGTCCATGACGTGGCCCGGCGGAATTCCGGCGGATTCCAGCAATTGGCCGGTGCGCCAGCGGTTTTGGCCCTTGCGCGGCAGCACGGCTTGGCCGCGCCGACGGCCGCGATGGCGGTCACCGAGGCCTTGGAGACGCCGGGTGGGGGAGACGCGTTCCTGACCGAGTTCGCGGGCAGGCTTGCCCTCGGATTGGCCTCCATCGTCTCGGTGGTCGACCCCGAGGTGCTGATCCTGGCCGGTGAGGCGCCGTGCAACGGCGGCGAACGGCTGCGGGCGCTCGTCGAGGACGCGCTGGCCGAGCTCACCATCCCGCGCCCCGAGGTGCGTTCCAGCACGCTGTCGGGATCGCCGGTGCTGCACGGAGCGCTGGAACGCGCCCTGGCTACCACGAGGGACGTGGTGTTCTCGACTCATTGATCCGCCGCACACCGAGCAGTACCGAGGAGAACCGTCACATGCGCAGAACAACACTCCGCACCCTCGCCGCCCTCACCGCATGCGCCACTGCCGCTCTCTTCGTCACGGCCTGTACCGGGCAGAGTTCCAGCGGTGGCGACGACGGTTCCGCCGCAGGCAAGGACGTCACCATCACGTTCTGGCACGGCTGGAGCCAGGAGCACGAGGTGCGGGCGATCAACGACAACATCGCCGCTTTCGAGAAGCTGCATCCCAACATTCGGGTGAAGTCGGTCGGCAATATCGCCGACGACAAGGTCGAGCAGGCGCTGCGGGTCGGTGGCCGGGACGCGCCGGACGTGATCTCCTCCTTCACCACCGACCAGGTCGGCAAATTCTGCTCCGCCAAGGTGTGGACCGATCTCGCGCCCTTCTTGCAGAAGGACGGCATCGACCCCGCCAAGACCTTCCCGGCGACCATGCTCGAGTACAGCCGGTTCCAGGGCAATCAGTGCGCGCTGCCGCTGCTGGGCGACGCTTACGGCCTGTACTACAACAAGACCGCCTTCGCCGCCGCTGGAATCACCTCGCCGCCAAAGACTTTCAGTGAGTTCGAGGATGCCGCGGCCAAGCTGACGATCGCCGAGGGGGACAGCTACAAGCAGCTCGGATTCATGCCGAACTTTCACGGCTACGAGACCTCCGCCACGCACTACCTCGGCCAGTACGGCGCCACCTACTTCGACGCGAACGGCAAGTCGAATATCGCCACCGACCCCAAGGTGGCCGCGATGTTCACCTGGCAGAAGAATCTGATCGACAAGCTCGGCGGCTTCGACAAGCTCGAGCGGTACCGCACCACCTTCGGCGACGAGTTCAGCGCCAAGAATCCCTTCCACACCGGCCAGGTGGCGATGTCCTACGACGGCGAATGGCGCACGGCCTCCCTCGCCGAGAATCCGGTGGACTTCGACTGGGCCACCGCACCTTTCCCGGTGCCCGACGACCAGGCGCACACCTACGGTCGCGGTTACCAGACCGGCACCATTATCGGCATAGCCAATACTAGCCAAAAGCAGTCCGCCGCTTGGGAATTGGTGAAGTACCTGGCCATCAACACCGATGCGGTGGTGAGCTTCGCCAACGCCATCCACAATGTGCCCAGCACGAACGAGGCACTGAATTCGCCTGAACTGACGGCAGATCCGAACTTCCGGACCTTCATCGAC from Nocardia iowensis includes these protein-coding regions:
- a CDS encoding VOC family protein encodes the protein MRIREVAITTTHLDAVAEFYRDTLQLPVAAEPDRVTVDIGLSKLVVTRGAPHEGGHHLAFDISPNDFDRTRHWLSERVDPLMVNGSDTIDGPPGWDSRSVYFRGPDNILLELIARQVHSATPATPGDTPRLLSISEVGVAVPDVQQAVRDLAESYGLQAFTPQLPTFTPVGDHDGLLILVAPERIWFPTESDHPTHAPVTVHIDAPQRGGKVALTANAYVEG
- a CDS encoding ROK family transcriptional regulator codes for the protein MATLRPTLAGTPSLLRAINDRAALELLLANGPLSRTQIGALTGLSKPTASQLLARLEAARLVVPVGTSMAGGPGPNAQLYQVNPAAGYVAGLDVTRNQIRIAVADITGATLAEHQVSTKGWPAAQTIARVGDAVAEAVGLAGLAEGALREVVIGIGGAIDPATGKLRYAMHLPGWHAPRLVAALETAIGATVSIENDVNLAAVAEQTHGAAQDCEDFVLLWTGVGVGAAIVIAGRLHCGFHNGAGEVGYMPLPGAPIVHDVARRNSGGFQQLAGAPAVLALARQHGLAAPTAAMAVTEALETPGGGDAFLTEFAGRLALGLASIVSVVDPEVLILAGEAPCNGGERLRALVEDALAELTIPRPEVRSSTLSGSPVLHGALERALATTRDVVFSTH
- a CDS encoding ABC transporter substrate-binding protein, encoding MRRTTLRTLAALTACATAALFVTACTGQSSSGGDDGSAAGKDVTITFWHGWSQEHEVRAINDNIAAFEKLHPNIRVKSVGNIADDKVEQALRVGGRDAPDVISSFTTDQVGKFCSAKVWTDLAPFLQKDGIDPAKTFPATMLEYSRFQGNQCALPLLGDAYGLYYNKTAFAAAGITSPPKTFSEFEDAAAKLTIAEGDSYKQLGFMPNFHGYETSATHYLGQYGATYFDANGKSNIATDPKVAAMFTWQKNLIDKLGGFDKLERYRTTFGDEFSAKNPFHTGQVAMSYDGEWRTASLAENPVDFDWATAPFPVPDDQAHTYGRGYQTGTIIGIANTSQKQSAAWELVKYLAINTDAVVSFANAIHNVPSTNEALNSPELTADPNFRTFIDIAKNPHSSTTPSSINGGAYQLSLRNFGYQYEAGKVDLQAGLAATAREIDEAIEQAK